Proteins encoded within one genomic window of Natator depressus isolate rNatDep1 chromosome 1, rNatDep2.hap1, whole genome shotgun sequence:
- the LOC141985041 gene encoding uncharacterized protein LOC141985041, with protein sequence MTPLPIRAQHHHPIRPSVGQKRLSFTKSACFRNRGNMDSFTTPVRTSDFVLAPRAFNKPRRKRYISDSSEEEEGAIQGSPLAQPLMDTPDPETQPLVGPHDERDGLLLATPREEEGDRSSGKSLVDKMNAQLNDAFLEDPETLDSVAPSSEDEPGPPCFCSTPIQNVEEDSEDDGYEEFRRRLGMELTEPVPRRERNKVMQTIVRVAVYSVLNHCLREKLFEDCEGCVIDAPGQRHHDCVTWTSVDINCKLRGLCAELCLESLLNTVIAIGYAMQCLCLTQEHLAQGVTLINAVQFSGDPDHVLKKMTKPEDACLERYIDRLVRTKSYRTLLKKKAICKKSKRIKLENGEVPNMRYKTW encoded by the exons atgacccctctgccaatcagagcgcagcaccatcaccccataaggcccagcgtcgggcagaagaggctgtcttttaccaagagcgcgtgttttagaaatcgtggaaacatggactccttcaccacccccgtgagaacttcggactttgttttagccccgagggccttcaacaaaccgcggagaaagcgctacatcagcgacagttccgaggaggaggagggggcaattcaggggagccctttggcccagccattgatggataccccggaccctgaaacccagccgcttgtggggccccacgatgagcgtgatggcctcttgttggccaccccccgggaggaggaaggtgatcgcagctcggggaagtcactagtggacaagatgaacgctcag ctcaatgatgcctttctagaggacccggagactctagacagcgttgcaccaagcagcgaagatgaaccgggcccaccttgtttttgctcaacgccaatacaaaatgttgaagaggactccgaggatgacggctatgaggagtttaggaggaggcttggcatggaactgactgagccagtgccacgtcgtgagcgtaacaaagtcatgcagactattgtacgcgttgctgtttattctgttcttaatcactgtcttagggaaaagctttttgaagattgtgagggctgtgtcatagatgcaccaggccagcggcaccatgactgtgtgacttggacttcagtggatataaactgcaagctccggggcctgtgtgctgagctgtgtttggaaagcttattaaacactgtgattgccataggttatgctatgcaatgtctatgcctaacccaagaacatttagcacaaggggtgaccttgataaatgctgtgcaattcagtggagaccctgaccatgttttaaagaaaatgaccaaaccggaagatgcctgcttagagcgttatattgaccgtctggtccgcacaaaaagttacagaaccctgcttaagaaaaaggctatttgtaagaaatctaaaaggattaagttagaaaatggtgaggtgccaaacatgcgatataaaacttggtag